In the genome of Vicia villosa cultivar HV-30 ecotype Madison, WI linkage group LG7, Vvil1.0, whole genome shotgun sequence, one region contains:
- the LOC131618850 gene encoding uncharacterized protein LOC131618850, whose product MAGNNEDPSSTDVAILKKNDVSIVPPSRNTIPRDGVTSSPSPKDLQDDQFHRFEDTSGKDNHEESLGNPFLSKGQTPQDQTINVVLAALAQTNALIQQKSDRIGALEQKRHSKTPPDQKTRYRREVVTKKRPRSPSPREKAGPFSKKGSNNQRSRHHSQSPRPKKKSRSPSARHDGNRRRHRRSQSRSSSPFASDDEEERHGPLSQAILEAPLPTGLEKPPPLGTYDGTTDPDEHIENIDALLDYRGVPGLRPRLDFAKAVGIETPATLDEFFLKAQAYIQYEEKEAAHAVRNSRHEESNKNARQDESRRGADKKKDDKTRDPKDYKTPAGKFREYTPLNASRDRILNECANAEFQTGKVRFPKSMTARPNVDKSKFCRFHKGHGHNTEDCIHLKDTIEILIREGHLKQYAKKQEATKEAKPITEEKPAEDTPTMQVAMSVTRPGDFYLPDWANAATTNSSYSA is encoded by the exons ATGGCCGGCAATAACGAAGATCCCTCTTCAACGGACGTTGCAATACTTAAGAAAAACGACGTCTCCATCGTTCCACCTTCGAGAAACACCATCCCTCGAGACGGTGTCACATCGTCCCCTTCCCCAAAAGATCTCCAAGATGATCAATTTCATCGCTTCGAAGATACGAGCGGGAAGGACAACCACGAAGAAAGTCTGGGCAATCCTTTCCTCTCCAAAGGACAGACTCCTCAAGATCAGACCATAAACGTTGTTCTAGCCGCTCTTGCCCAAACCAATGCGCTCATACAGCAGAAGAGTGACCGAATCGGGGCCCTTGAGCAGAAGCGCCACTCAAAGACGCCCCCCGATCAAAAAACTCGTTATCGACGCGAAGTAGTCACCAAGAAACGCCCTCGTTCACCTTCCCCCAGGGAGAAGGCAGGTCCCTTTTCCAAGAAAGGGTCGAACAACCAACGTTCCCGACACCATTCACAGTCCCCTCGGCCAAAAAAGAAGTCTAGATCACCCTCGGCAAGACACGACGGTAACCGAAGGCGACACAGGCGTAGCCAGAGCCGATCTTCTTCTCCGTTTGCCAGCGACGATGAAGAGGAGCGCCATGGTCCTCTATCCCAGGCAATCTTAGAGGCTCCCCTGCCAACAGGTCTCGAAAAACCCCCTCCGTTGGGCACCTACGACGGGACAACCGATCCAGATGAACATATCGAGAACATCGATGCCCTTCTCGACTACAGAGGAGTGCCAG GTCTCCGACCACGGTTAGACTTCGCTAAAGCCGTCGGAATCGAAACACCCGCTACCCTGGACGAATTCTTTCTCAAAGCCCAAGCTTACATACAGTATGAAGAGAAAGAAGCAGCCCACGCAGTCCGTAATTCCAGGCACGAAGAGAGCAATAAAAACGCACGCCAAGATGAGTCTCGCCGAGGAGCTGACAAAAAGAAAGATGATAAAACTCGGGACCCTAAGGACTACAAAACTCCCGCGGGGAAGTTCCGAGAGTACACCCCGCTGAACGCTTCAAGGGATCGCATTTTGAATGAATGCGCAAACGCCGAGTTTCAGACGGGCAAGGTCCGGTTCCCGAAGAGCATGACCGCCCGGCCAAACGTGGATAAATCGAAATTTTGCAGATTCCACAAAGGTCACGGGCACAACACTGAAGACTGCATCCACCTAAAGGACACAATAGAGATATTAATCAGGGAAGGGCACCTGAAACAATACGCAAAAAAGCAGGAGGCTACCAAAGAGGCTAAACCAATCACCGAGGAAAAACCGGCGGAGGACACGCCCAccatgcaagtggccatgagCGTTACCAGGCCAGGAGATTTTTATCTCCCTGATTGGGCCAACGCTGCAACCACCAACTCCTCCTACAGCGCCTAG